The genomic interval GACGGACTTTTTTAATCAGCTTTGAACCCCCGGTCTTTTCCAGGATAATTCCGAAAATAATAGCTGCCATAAATACTATTAAAAAATATAAAATGGCTGTTTTTATGCCCATTAATACAATTAACATTCCAATGATAATTGGATTCAGCAAGGGTGAGGAAATAACAAAGGACATCACTGCACCAAAAGGGATGCCTGCTTCCAGAAAACCCAGGGTTAAGGGAATAGTTGAACAGGCACAAAATGGGGTAACAGAACCAATAATGGCACCAAATATATTGCCAATAATTCCTTTCCCGTTCATCCAGATTTTAATTTTTTCTTTTGGCAAATACATAAGGAGTAAGGCAACGAGAGCGCTAATACCCAAAAAAAGGATAGTCAGCTCCAACGTTATCATGATAAAATATTGTATAGTATTGATTAAGGTATTCAACAGCAACATTCTCCTTTCAAGTCATCTTCTAAGGCTGGTTTTAAGGATTTGTGTTCCTGTAAAGCATTTACTAAAATTTCTAAGGTAATTTTGATATCTTCTTTTTTTTCAGGTGTTAAGTGTTTCAATCTATTCTCCAGTTGTATTGTCTGATTTTCGATTATCCTTGATATTACAGCTATTCCCTTATCGGTAATGGAAACACAACAGAAACGTCCATCTCTGAGAGAATTTTTCCGGATGACATATCCTTTCCATTCCAGGCGGTTGATAATCTTTGTGGCTCCGCTTTTGGTAAAATTTAAAGCATGGCCAATAAACTGTATGGTCGATTGATCGTTTTTGTAGACTATTTTTAATGCTATGTATTCTGTAAAAGAAAGATCTCCACAGCATTTCTCGCTGATCCCATGATTACCAA from Atribacterota bacterium carries:
- a CDS encoding winged helix DNA-binding protein, which encodes MNKSIAAICSLLEKTAWHFGNHGISEKCCGDLSFTEYIALKIVYKNDQSTIQFIGHALNFTKSGATKIINRLEWKGYVIRKNSLRDGRFCCVSITDKGIAVISRIIENQTIQLENRLKHLTPEKKEDIKITLEILVNALQEHKSLKPALEDDLKGECCC